A stretch of the Amycolatopsis sp. BJA-103 genome encodes the following:
- the menC gene encoding o-succinylbenzoate synthase: protein MKIELVELVEVRLPLVRPFRTSCGIDTERRTLLLHVVTDAAEGWAEFGGDPEPMYSAEFAAGAERVLTDHLVPRVTALDRPTAARIAGAMVPVKGNPMAKALLETAILDAECRAHEMPLATYLGGVRDRVAAGVSVGITDTIADLLETVSGYLEQGYVRIKLKIEPGWDLEPVRAVRREFGDGTALQVDANTAYSLTDAEHLRRLDDFGLVQIEQPLAEDDLRGHAELAKLLRTPLCLDESIHSARDAATAIALGACRIVNIKPSRVGGYLEARRIHDVCVAQGIPVWCGGMLETGIGRAQNLALAALPGFVLPNDISASSRYYAEDLTEEFRLDSGSLSVPDGPGSGVTVLPAVLDRYAVTTRKLYPL from the coding sequence GTGAAGATCGAGCTCGTCGAACTCGTCGAGGTCCGCCTTCCCCTCGTCCGTCCTTTCAGGACTTCGTGCGGGATCGACACCGAGCGGCGCACCCTGCTGCTGCACGTGGTGACCGACGCCGCCGAAGGCTGGGCGGAGTTCGGGGGAGACCCCGAACCGATGTACAGCGCGGAGTTCGCCGCCGGGGCCGAACGTGTCCTCACCGATCATCTCGTGCCGAGGGTCACCGCGCTGGACCGGCCGACCGCCGCCCGGATCGCCGGCGCGATGGTCCCGGTCAAAGGCAACCCCATGGCCAAGGCACTGCTCGAAACGGCGATCCTCGACGCCGAATGCCGCGCGCACGAGATGCCGCTGGCGACCTACCTCGGCGGGGTGCGCGACCGCGTCGCCGCGGGGGTGTCCGTGGGGATCACGGACACGATCGCGGACCTGCTGGAAACGGTGTCCGGCTATCTGGAGCAGGGCTACGTCCGGATCAAACTCAAGATCGAACCGGGCTGGGACCTCGAGCCCGTCCGCGCCGTCCGCCGAGAGTTCGGTGACGGCACCGCGTTGCAGGTCGACGCGAACACCGCCTACTCGCTCACCGACGCCGAACACCTGCGCCGCCTCGACGACTTCGGCCTGGTCCAGATCGAACAACCGCTCGCGGAGGACGATTTGCGCGGCCACGCCGAGCTGGCGAAGCTGCTGCGCACACCCCTCTGCCTCGACGAGTCGATCCACTCCGCGCGCGACGCCGCCACCGCGATCGCGCTGGGCGCCTGCCGCATCGTCAACATCAAGCCCAGCCGGGTCGGGGGCTACCTCGAGGCTCGCCGGATCCACGATGTCTGTGTGGCGCAAGGGATCCCTGTCTGGTGTGGCGGAATGCTCGAGACCGGGATCGGCCGCGCGCAGAACCTCGCGCTCGCCGCGCTGCCCGGATTCGTGCTGCCGAACGACATCTCCGCCTCCAGCCGCTACTACGCCGAGGATCTCACCGAAGAGTTCCGGCTCGACAGCGGCTCACTGTCCGTTCCGGACGGTCCGGGCAGCGGAGTGACCGTGCTGCCGGCGGTGCTCGATCGCTACGCCGTCACGACACGGAAGTTGTACCCACTGTGA
- a CDS encoding helix-turn-helix domain-containing protein — protein MTADLPPWARRMRTLREARGWTPADVARRMREHIGAPLPENDDLCRRWEAWEQGDDMPDASRQPMIAATLGTVTAALFPPPGRPTATFDTGMDTLEVVSRLQASDVNEATLEAVRIVVDKLCSEYSRRPPAELIPEGRRWLRRLIGMQRLPLRQQRNVQELAGWLALLVGCLEYDLGDRASAEATRNTALGLGQASGSGGIMGWAHEMRAWFSLTRGDYLDVTIAAEAGQAVAGKHSVSVQLAAQEAKAWARMGRREEMQVAFGEGAHPS, from the coding sequence ATGACCGCCGATCTTCCGCCGTGGGCCCGGCGCATGCGCACCCTGCGCGAGGCACGCGGATGGACGCCAGCCGACGTCGCTCGGCGAATGCGCGAGCACATCGGCGCCCCGTTGCCGGAAAACGACGACCTCTGCCGACGCTGGGAGGCATGGGAACAAGGCGACGACATGCCCGACGCCTCCCGCCAGCCGATGATCGCGGCGACGCTCGGCACTGTGACAGCAGCCCTGTTCCCGCCACCCGGACGTCCGACCGCAACCTTCGATACCGGCATGGACACGCTGGAGGTCGTTAGCCGGCTTCAAGCGTCCGACGTCAACGAAGCCACTCTCGAAGCCGTCCGGATCGTCGTCGACAAGCTGTGTTCCGAGTACTCCCGACGCCCGCCGGCCGAGCTGATTCCCGAAGGTCGCCGGTGGCTTCGTCGGCTGATCGGGATGCAGAGACTGCCCCTTCGGCAGCAACGGAACGTGCAGGAACTGGCCGGCTGGCTCGCGCTGCTGGTCGGATGCCTCGAGTACGACCTCGGTGACCGGGCCTCGGCGGAAGCCACCCGCAACACCGCCCTCGGTCTGGGACAGGCTTCCGGCAGCGGCGGAATCATGGGCTGGGCTCATGAGATGCGCGCCTGGTTCTCGTTGACGCGAGGCGACTACCTCGACGTCACGATCGCGGCGGAAGCCGGTCAAGCTGTCGCTGGCAAGCACAGTGTGTCGGTCCAGTTGGCAGCACAAGAAGCGAAAGCCTGGGCTCGCATGGGCCGCAGGGAGGAGATGCAAGTCGCTTTTGGAGAAGGGGCGCACCCTTCTTGA
- a CDS encoding FAD-dependent oxidoreductase: protein MRLGKTAVVLGGSAAGLCTAGALAPCFDQVLVLERDELPAEAEHRRGVPQSKHPHFLLNSGRRAIGELFPGFEDDLIAAGGLHLMPSMDAAYLDGAGWSARKRSAMTMIYSSRILIERVLRDKVRALPGVVIREGVAVSGLTTRDGDVTGVGFSTRDGDEHVDTDFVVDAMGRGSSVGAWLAAAGWPEPEVRTLDAKVTYTSRWYDLPSRDERPASWWWRHLVIMPTPDKGQHPAEHEFLVNFFPIEENRVIACMGSWGLEMPRTTEAFVESARRVRAPLFAAAMDRSTPTSEVHLTRSTGNKWRRYDRFRTPPGRLAFVGDSICAFNPFYAQGISSAAGSALLLRGHLAGADRLDTRFSARFLAAQRKLLAVPWSLAMARDQGYACAVGTERAGEWKRRLLAAVSGPAFRLIVGASREDDVVDEHFAKVFNLDESLRDMMTNPRVLAGLLRYRIRAALGRHRVPFDFDARAEPPVTDYSPAASR, encoded by the coding sequence ATGCGACTCGGCAAGACCGCCGTCGTCCTCGGTGGCAGTGCCGCCGGCCTCTGCACCGCGGGCGCACTCGCCCCCTGCTTCGACCAGGTCCTGGTGCTCGAACGGGACGAACTGCCCGCCGAGGCCGAACACCGGCGCGGAGTGCCGCAGAGCAAACACCCGCACTTCCTGCTGAACTCCGGCCGCCGCGCGATCGGCGAGCTGTTCCCCGGGTTCGAGGACGACCTCATCGCCGCCGGGGGACTGCATCTCATGCCGTCCATGGACGCCGCCTATCTCGACGGGGCGGGCTGGTCGGCGCGGAAACGCAGCGCGATGACGATGATCTACAGCTCGCGGATCCTCATCGAGCGCGTGCTGCGCGACAAGGTCCGTGCCCTGCCCGGGGTCGTGATCCGCGAAGGCGTGGCGGTGAGCGGCCTGACCACCCGGGACGGCGACGTCACCGGGGTCGGGTTCTCCACCCGCGACGGCGACGAGCACGTCGACACCGATTTCGTGGTGGACGCGATGGGCCGCGGCTCCTCGGTCGGCGCCTGGCTGGCGGCCGCCGGGTGGCCCGAGCCCGAGGTGCGGACCCTCGACGCCAAGGTCACTTACACCTCGCGCTGGTACGACCTGCCGTCCCGCGACGAGCGGCCCGCGTCCTGGTGGTGGCGGCACCTGGTGATCATGCCGACCCCCGACAAGGGCCAGCATCCCGCCGAGCACGAGTTCCTGGTCAACTTCTTCCCCATCGAAGAGAACCGCGTCATCGCGTGCATGGGCTCGTGGGGACTCGAAATGCCGCGTACCACCGAGGCGTTCGTCGAGTCGGCCCGCCGGGTGCGGGCGCCGCTGTTCGCGGCCGCGATGGACCGGTCGACCCCGACGTCGGAGGTGCACCTGACCCGGTCGACCGGCAACAAATGGCGCCGCTACGACCGTTTCCGCACCCCACCGGGGCGCCTGGCGTTCGTCGGTGACTCGATCTGCGCGTTCAACCCGTTCTACGCACAGGGAATCAGTTCCGCCGCCGGTTCGGCGCTGCTGCTGCGAGGGCACCTCGCGGGTGCCGACCGTCTCGACACCCGATTCTCCGCCCGTTTCCTGGCCGCGCAACGGAAACTGCTCGCCGTGCCCTGGAGCTTGGCGATGGCGAGGGATCAGGGATATGCCTGCGCGGTGGGTACCGAAAGAGCGGGGGAGTGGAAGCGGCGTCTCCTCGCGGCGGTGTCCGGCCCGGCGTTCCGGCTCATCGTCGGCGCGTCCCGCGAGGACGACGTGGTGGACGAGCACTTCGCGAAGGTGTTCAACCTCGACGAGTCACTGCGCGACATGATGACCAATCCTCGGGTGCTCGCTGGGCTCCTGCGCTACCGGATCCGCGCCGCGCTGGGGCGGCACCGGGTTCCCTTCGACTTCGATGCCCGTGCCGAGCCGCCGGTCACGGACTACTCGCCGGCGGCTTCGCGATGA
- a CDS encoding TetR/AcrR family transcriptional regulator translates to MGHHGWQGNPPGTEREARRRIVEAATACIDRVGLAKTSLSDVAAEAGITRQTVYRYFASLADILGAVALDRVEEFAGRMERHLATFGTAAEVAVESVVFGVRVVPAEPYLGLLLKAGEADVFTVAVTSSQSFSLGARILRNVPVDWAAAGVESDEDFEGLAEMLMRLFLSFLQYPSEPAHTDEELRALVRRWIGPALGG, encoded by the coding sequence ATGGGGCACCACGGATGGCAGGGCAACCCGCCCGGAACCGAGCGCGAGGCACGCCGCCGGATCGTCGAAGCGGCGACGGCCTGCATCGACCGCGTCGGCCTCGCCAAGACCAGCCTCTCCGACGTCGCCGCGGAGGCCGGCATCACCCGGCAGACCGTCTACCGCTACTTCGCGAGCCTGGCCGACATCCTCGGCGCGGTCGCGCTAGACCGCGTCGAGGAGTTCGCCGGGCGGATGGAGCGGCACCTGGCCACATTCGGCACCGCCGCCGAGGTCGCCGTGGAATCCGTGGTGTTCGGCGTACGGGTGGTTCCCGCCGAGCCGTACCTGGGACTGCTGCTGAAGGCGGGCGAAGCCGACGTCTTCACCGTGGCGGTGACGTCGTCACAGTCCTTCTCTCTCGGCGCGAGGATCCTGCGGAACGTGCCGGTCGATTGGGCCGCGGCGGGCGTCGAGTCCGATGAGGACTTCGAAGGGCTCGCCGAGATGCTGATGCGGCTGTTCCTCTCGTTCCTGCAGTACCCCTCGGAGCCCGCGCACACCGATGAGGAGTTGCGCGCGCTCGTCCGTCGCTGGATCGGGCCGGCGCTGGGCGGCTGA
- a CDS encoding serine hydrolase domain-containing protein, whose protein sequence is MRGWTTVAATLAVTASLVAVPISSSAAPRCDTQPIQTALGSLKKAGIPGVSVTVKSPRCGVWTGGVGVADRATGRKVTGGEHSRIGSNTKTWTATVVLQLVGEGRIDLDDTVEDFFPKLIRTKDYDGRKITVRQLLQQTSGLPDFLDAPFWEDEEAHRWDHIEPLQTVRQALALPPPDDRAPSGFAYSNTNYNLAGMIVTKVTGRSIGTEITQRIIRPLGLCGTSWPGDRTTLPKPELRSYVVRNGALADRTEWNTSDADASGALISTGADATVFWNALLTGKLLAPAQLAEMKKTVDDGSGEGYGLGVERYELTPGLVTWGHSGGMPSGHEFRNAVTEDGQRSVTFLINTDEYKWQDVDVAIGDLVRDIR, encoded by the coding sequence ATGCGAGGTTGGACCACTGTCGCCGCAACCTTGGCGGTCACGGCTTCCTTGGTGGCGGTGCCCATCTCGTCGTCCGCGGCGCCACGATGCGACACCCAACCCATCCAGACCGCGTTGGGATCACTGAAGAAAGCCGGTATCCCCGGGGTCTCCGTGACGGTGAAAAGCCCGCGCTGCGGCGTGTGGACCGGCGGCGTCGGTGTCGCCGACCGGGCGACGGGCCGCAAGGTCACCGGCGGCGAACACAGCCGGATCGGCAGCAACACCAAGACCTGGACGGCCACGGTCGTCCTCCAGCTCGTCGGCGAAGGCAGGATCGATCTCGACGACACCGTCGAGGATTTCTTCCCGAAACTCATCCGCACCAAGGACTACGACGGGCGCAAGATCACGGTCCGGCAGCTCCTCCAGCAGACGAGCGGCCTGCCCGACTTCCTCGATGCGCCGTTCTGGGAAGACGAGGAAGCGCACCGCTGGGATCACATCGAGCCCCTGCAGACGGTCCGGCAGGCGCTGGCCCTGCCCCCGCCCGACGACCGGGCCCCGTCGGGCTTCGCCTACTCCAACACCAACTACAACCTGGCGGGCATGATCGTCACGAAGGTGACCGGCCGCAGCATCGGCACCGAGATCACCCAACGGATCATCAGGCCCCTCGGCCTGTGCGGCACCAGCTGGCCCGGCGACCGGACCACGCTCCCCAAGCCTGAACTGCGGAGCTACGTGGTCAGGAACGGGGCCTTGGCGGACAGGACGGAATGGAACACGTCCGACGCCGACGCGTCGGGAGCGCTGATCTCGACCGGCGCCGACGCGACCGTCTTCTGGAACGCGCTGCTGACCGGGAAACTGCTGGCGCCCGCCCAGCTCGCCGAGATGAAGAAGACCGTCGACGACGGCTCGGGCGAGGGCTACGGCCTGGGCGTCGAGCGCTACGAGCTCACGCCGGGTCTCGTGACCTGGGGGCACAGCGGCGGGATGCCGAGTGGCCACGAGTTCAGGAACGCCGTCACCGAGGACGGCCAGCGGTCCGTGACCTTCCTGATCAACACGGACGAGTACAAGTGGCAGGACGTCGACGTCGCCATCGGTGACCTCGTCCGCGACATCCGCTGA